The genomic region TCCTCGTTACCCcagcaaacatctgctgctcacGTGGTGCCTCCACCTGCTTCTGCCCTTCCTAAAATGGCAACAGTTCCTTCTTTAGGTCAGCAAGTTTCCCCGAGCTCCTCCGATGCTCAAAGCCCGCTGCCATTGCAGCAGCACAAGCTCAAACAGCAAAAGAAGAGGACGTCGATTACAACAAAGGTGACATTAAAGTTTTACCAACACAAACTCCCATTTCCATCGTCTTCTCTACCAGCTTCTTAAAACCCTCCACCTTGAAAAAACTTCCATTGCTGTTTTTTTGCATCTGAAAAACATCTCTAAGACCACCAACGAGCTCTTGCCCAATCTTCACCAGATACCTGCGATGGCCGTGGAGATGCCGGGCTCAGCGGACATTTCAGGCCTTAATCTTCAGTTTGGGGCGCTACAGTTTGGGTCAGAGCCGGTTCTGCCAGAGTACgaatcctcttcctccaccacaaCTCCAGCAAACCAGGTTCAGAACAGTCTCTACACAAGCCCAAGCAGGTTGGTACACCAAAACCACACTGCAGCCCTACTTTAAGACTGGCACAAAACGTGCACGTCTGATTAGCCAAGATACACTTTTAAAAACGATTAGATTTTCATGTTAACACGTCGTACAGATGAAAGTTCATCAAATATCTAAAGGAACAAGATTCCTTGCAGAACAAATGTCTCTATAATTTGCACTCGAGCACGAGCTCGTCTTTAAAGTATTAAAAAAGCTTTTTCTAAAAGCTCTACTACTGTTACAATCTGCAGTGAGTCGGCCCCGGCTCTCTCCAACCCGCCCCAAATGGACCTGTATGATCAGAGACCACCTCAGACGCGGCGTTACCCCCCCTcggtctcctcctcccctcagaaGGACATGCAGCCCAAGGTCTGTCCACACCACCTTTTATATCTCTATAATGTCCCTAAAACCTTAACCATCTCTTTAACTAATCTCATTTTAAGTAGAAAGGAGTGTCATGGTAATTGGTGCTATGTGACTTATgtgtaaagaagaaaaaaatgtttgtttgcaaCTTATGCAGTTCTGTTGTCATTGttataatgatgataataataataatatgcaGTTTCCTTATTTCTTGATTATTTCTCTTTGTTGCAGAATGGCTTCAGCTCAATGCAAACAACACAATCAGTAGAAGGTAAATATCTTgattaatttccttttttagaTGCATTGGATTATATCCACGTACAGTAAATGAGTGTGTttctcctctgcccccccccagctgcagcaggctcTGTAGCATTAGGAAAACAAGTCTCCGATTCAGTTGCACAACCTTCAGCTTCCAACATGGGCACTTTGACAGACAGCCCCACCTCCTTGTTAAATTCATCAAATGCGCCATCCCTGAGCGCTCTAGGACACGGCGACGACCTCCCCCCGAGCACGATGCCCCCGCCTCAGCACAACAAGTGAGACGCCAACTAGCATTCCTGCAATATGCTGTACAACACACGCTGCTGGAAACATAAAGGGCTCAATCAAACCGTCTGCTAGCATCTAAATGAAGAACTATTGTTAATTAAACAGCTTTATCTGAATCTTATTAGAGAACAGATGAATATATGATCAATGGAAACTAAAATATTACCTCGCTGAGGACTAGACGTAGAATCATACTTGAGCTTaaaggggggggaaatgacATAAGCTGGTGGAACTTCTGTGAATTTCCTGAAGGATCTCACCACGGAGCTCATTAGTGTGCACGACCTTTACAGGCCTGCATGGACCCCTGCAGAGTCGGCTCCTGATAAGATAtcaggtgctttccagaatgaGGTCATCAGCCAGCTCCACTGTTTGTGGGGCAGCGTGGCTGATACGATGCAACAATACATGATGTTCCAGAGGTGCTCATTTGGATTTAGGCCTGGGgaattgggggggggttctgataCACTCCTGCCCCATGCGGCCCCCCATCAACAAGCACCAGAGGGAACTTGGCTCCTGCTAAAAGAGCTGTTCCAGTAGGGTACCGATGACCTTCACAGCATCTCCAGACTCATGTCTCGGCGTGGAAGTTTTCTATGAAAAGAATGGAGACTCgggttgtgaggaccagacCCACTAGTGGATATCGGGCCCCCAGAACCCTCAGGCAGTGTGTTCCTGCGCGTttgggcacacacacattctcaggAGGGGCTGCCAAGAGGTCATTTTGTTGCTCTACAGGTGAAACCTTTCTAACCAGACGGCTCGATATCGGTGGTGGAGTTCCACCGTGATGATGACGCCTTCCCTTAAAAACCTTTGAGCAGTGTGAAATTGTTGTTCTGGTATCTGAATATGGGTCGGCATGGAGGGAGAAAATGTTTGCTGAGGCCTCTGAAATTTCTTGTTTTCTCAGCTCTCATCCATCGCAGCAGAATAATCTTGCAGCATCGTCGGGCCGAACATCCAATTCAAGCTTACTGGTGAGTTGGAATTGTTCTGATCTGCTGTATCTATATTGTATCTATATTGTTGTCCATTTAATGTCCAATCATGATCCAAATATTGTTCCACTTACTCTTCTTCTCATTTTTGTAGCATCCAAGTGTGGACGGTGACTCAAGCCTGCATTCTTCTTCCTTTCCTCCGTCTGTCTCCGTGGTTCCTTCCTCggtcccctcctcttcctcagtggcTGCTGCACAAGTATCGTTAGGAGCCCCTCAGGCCTCCTCCATGGGCTCTGCCACCGTCTCAGCTCCCTCTGGCCATGGCCCTGTCAGTAGTCTGACAATGGGTCTTAATAATGCATCCATGGGTGCCACAACTGTAGCAGCTGCCACTGTTTCTGTTTCTACGGCAGGCTCTGCCATTCCTTCAGCTTCCTCTACACGTGGCTCTGCACCATCCTCAGGTAGGACCAACACAAACGGCCATGAAACATTGGTCCTTTCTGCTAGAAATACCTGTTGTCTGGAGTCTGCTTGGataaattctattctattacCACACAGACGCAACTGggcttcctgtttgcctgcttTTGTCCTCCATTTTCggtttctcctcttttcattcCTTTTGCTGCCGAAGGCTTAATAACGTAGCGTTCAGTGGGTACGGGGAGCATTCACGCCCTCATCAATCTGTCACTCTTTCCTATGGTGAAGCCTCGTGTCTGTTTTCCCTCGTCAGCCCACTTTCAGTACTAGATGGCACCTAAATGACCCACACGACTGACAGTAACGAGCGCATGTTGCGCTCACGAGATAAGCAAAATGTTCTAAAAGGGTTTGTGCTGTTGTGAGGTACCAAATGTAGCTTGACGAGGACACAAAAATAATTTTGGGGATTTTGATCACCGTAAGAGGGTGTCAATACTTTCTGTACCCACTGTACCATCAAATAGCCACATAATACTGGAGTTTACCAAGGTTCGTAAATAccacttttaattttttgttttattgtggaTAAACAGGGAAAGCACCTCCCAATTTGCCACCTGGAGTTCCTCCTCTACTGCCCAACCCCTACATCATGGCTCCGGGACTACTGCACGCCTACCCTGTAGGTCCCTGCGAGGGGTTGAATCGATGCTCTGCCGCCTCCTTTCTTGCTCTTACGTGTTTTCTGTGCCTTGTCTCAGCCGCAGGTGTACGGCTACGACGacctccagatgctgcagaccAGAATACCTTTGGTGAGTTTGGTGCCTGCACTAACACGTCGGCCTCGTGTCTGTACGGGGCATTAATGGGATTTTGCTTGCAGGATTATTACAGCATCCCGTTTGCAACACCCACCACTGCACTGACTGGCAGAGAAGGCAGCCTGACAAACAACCCTTATTCCGGTGAGCTGCGTTCAGGATATGATGATAAACAATATAGATAATGATGTTTCCATCTCTTGACGCCACCTGTGATGTTTGTGTCCTCTTTGGTGCGTCCTGTCCTTCGGTGTCTCAGGGGACCTGTCCAAGTTTGGTCGCGGTGACGCGTCATCGCCTGCGCCGGCCACAACATTGGCTCAGACCCAACAGAACCAGACCCAGACGCACCACACTACGCAGCAGCCCTTCCTCAACCCTGCGCTGCCTCCTGGCTACAGCTACACAAGCCTCCCGTACTACACTGGCATGCCCGGGCTGCCCAACACCTTCCAATATGGACCTGCTGTTTTTCCGGTGAGAATTCCCGATCCTGTAAAACGTCTTATTTCTGTTCTGCTCCGTTTGACCGTTCCGAAGGAAAAGCACTTGATTTGGACAGTATTTGACGGCTTTCCTTGCTTAGGTGGCTCCTACCTCGTCCAAACAACACGGTGTGAATGTTGGCGTCAATGCATCGGCCACGCCCTTCCAGCAGGCTAGTGGTTATGGTTCCCATGGATACAGCACTGGTGAGACGATAAATAATTTGAAAGGCATGTTCGGAGGGGGTCATGCAGGTCCTGTGcatttcaattagcatctgaCTGATTTTagcacatttatttatgatttCCTGTTTGGTGCATATTTCCTTTGAGCCCTGCCACCCTCAGTCCAGCTGGGCTGCTTGTAATGTTTAAAGTGTTCTTGTATGCTGAGTAACatacagtgtatatatatatatatataacaatcTTTATTCTCCCGCAGGTTTTTGTTGCTAGTTAAATGCAAAACTCTTTGATTTATGTAATGGCCGAAATCGCTCTAAACTGATCTGGAGGGTAACGTTGGACGTTACGGGGTTCCGTGTTGACTCCTTTCTTCTCTCAGCTTGCTTTCTTCATTTCAGCAGCTAGAGGTTCTCAGACCTTCACTTCATCCACCACATCTttgcagcccccctccccccttctttcATGCTCTCTATTTCCTGACGTTATTTTGATGGATGACTGGTTTCTGGAGTTTGATCATTTCCCGGTGAAGTGTCGGTCTCGGCTCCATCCGATTTTCATCGTTACTTTCACGTGTGTGGAGCTGCACCACCCGCTGCTTCTGCCATCACCCGACTGAAGCTCCGTGTCggcccccctccacacacaccccctgcCTGCCCCCTCACTTTCCGACCTCTTCCCCCCCCGCAGATTTGGCTCAGGTAGTACATGCAAATGATGTTTGCCGTAAATTGTGACCGCCCCGTTGCACCAGTCGAGCAGCGTTTGCAATAATTTCCGCCAGCGGCCGCCTGGCGTTGTGGGCGGGGTCACAGCTTCGTCCGCCGCCTGCTCGGGTGGTGCACGCCGTCAGTTGTTTGCACGTGCTGCGTGAGCCAGGTCTGCCGCCCCTGCCTGGTGTGTCTAACGCTGTGGGCTGcggctgtgtgtctgactgttgcAGGCTATGAGGATGTGGGCCAGGCTTCAGGGAGTGGGGATTTCTGTAAGGGCGGATACGGCACTGCCGTGgccgctgctgcttctgcacaaAGCAAGCCAGCCAGCTCCGTCACCGGGCCTGGAGTCGGTGAGTGCCGccaaattaaaaccaaaaagggggaaagaaaCCAACCCTGTCCCTCCCGTCTTATCCTTATGTCACCAACCATTCTTCTCCACATCTGGCTCCCCGTTCCTTTGCCTCATCGCTAATTAGCGCTGCGCCTGTGGGGAGTCGCTCGCACCACATGATCTGCTTTTCCGCCTGCCTCTCTTACCACCCACCTCTGCCATTCTCTCTCTTACCTGATCTCTTCCAGAGCAAATCGCATCGAGTCCGGTGTTTTATTTCGTAAAAGACCGTTGATGCGGTCACGCCGTGTGAGATTAGCAGTGCTAATCTCAGCGACGAGCTCCTCTGGTTGACGTGGTCCCGCGGTGTTGCTTGCTGGTCGCTCATGTTCACTCATCAGTGTCGTTATCAGATGGAAATGATGTTCAGTGAAGGGTAGAAACTGTATGGAAACAGTTGTGCTGTGCAAtatgttgctgtgtgtgtttaaatgttgacATTCCAGGCTTGTGATGGTACTTTTCCGAACGGTCCACTTTTCTTTAATCGCATGACTTATATTAATTAGCATGTACGCTAGCTCTGGGAAGTCAGTATTGGTATTTAAATCAGGTCCTTTCTATTCAGAAGCTGGATTTCACTGGCTCTTCTTTCCAGGTTCTGCATAAGTTCTTTCATATCTTAGGAAAATAGCATTGTTCGATGTTCCATTTGAACTTTTAGACAATGTTTCACCCCAACATTGTGATGTGAAGTGATCTTCCgagctttctctctctcatctcatctttcatcatcattattttaaCCCCTTTTTCACACTGCTGTCATCGATAGAAAGTTAACCGTTAAGTCATCCAAGACTGGATGGTCAAACAGGCTTTGCCCACGATGCATGTGCGCGTGCGCTGGGAGATTCCAAACGTAAAGTGGCTCCATTTGTCCGTTCTGTCTCGGCAGGAGTCTCCGTGACATCGAGCAACACGGGTGTTCCAGATATTTCAGGGTCTGTTTACACAAAGACGCAGGTAATTGCGCGTTCTCGGCCCCTTTTCCCCTAAAACGGAACGGGTTCCTCACCACCTGCTTGTTtcacttctcctcctgcagTCGTTTGAGAAGCAGGGTTTCCACGCTGGGACGCCAGCAGCTTCCTTCAGCCTGCCCTCTGCTCTGGGCAGCGGAGGCCCCATCAACCCCCCGGCCGCGGCGGGCTACGCCCCTGCCCCCTTCATGCACATCCTGGCTCCACACCAACAACCCCACTCTCAGATTCTGCACCACCACCTGCAGCAGGATGGACAGGTAGAACTATGAGCACGATATGATGGTTCTGGGCCGGGCGGTTTATGCTAACGCTGGATCAGTGTGTTCGTGCCACGATGTGGATTCAGAcccaagtgggggggggggtgtccatgATGTAAGCGGACCTGTGTCCTGTCTCTGCAGAGCGGCACTGGACAGCGCAGCCAGAACTCCTCCATTCAACAGAAGTCCCAGATGAACAAGTCGGCGTACAACAGCTACAACTGGGGGGCCAACTAGCATCTGCTGTCAGGGTCCACCCTCCACCATTTCTACCCCTGAAACTAAGGGCGGACTCACTACTCCTACTGTCTCTACATGCGCCCCCCCGTCCTCCCTGCAGAGTCCCTCCCCAGTCTCTCGGCCCAGCACTCGTGCTGTGCTCAGAGAACAAGCGCTGCAACGATGcacgaggggagggagggacggggggcGAACACTGGGTGGGGAGGTCACGGCTCCGTGGCTAAAGGGTGACACCATCACGAGGGCAGATGCGCAGTCTGGGAATTTCTCTCACGTTAGCCCCCACCTCCCTATTTTTTCCAATCAGTTGTGTATGTACCATAGAACTGTTTTCTAAAAGAATGAATGTTTGctctcttttccctcttctttttcttaCCGATTCGGAGGAATGAAGTCGTCtctgaaggtggggggggggcaggctggtTTGGATTCTCACCCTCAACTTCCCCCACGGCTTCATTCGGGTGTGAAGTGTCTTCTTACAGATTGCCCAAACACAATTTGccagattttgttttttcttcttctttagttTTTACTTTTATGACATTTTAAGTTTGAAATAATTCTCTGAATTGGTAGAGTTGTGAAGTTTATTTTTTACCAAATAtagatatattatatataaagaCGTATAAGCGAGCTCACTGGGTTGGACGGTGAGGAAAAAGGGTGttgtgtcatgtgactgcgTGCATGTTCGTACACACGGGGGCCGCGGGTCGTGGactgttcttttgttctttgatCTGTACAGTACCTGTTCCCATAAACGAAGATAAAGTTTCAGAAGAGTTCTGCCTGTCCCGAAAGATGTTAAAATAGTTTCCAAGGACGCTACACACCCGTCTGCCTTCCAGTGTGCTATGCTTTAGTTTCTGAggcccccccctcacccccccgtCCCCCAACACTGCATCATTGAATACGGATGAATAGAATTGTACtatggggttttttgtttttgtcagtgattttttttttttctttttttttttttttcttttgtactgtgttttaaaaaaaaaatttaaatggaTAAACTTGTcatgtacatatatataaaaagcaAGTACTGTAGTCCCTGTTTGTTTAATGgctttctccttttccttcttaaAACCTTGCAGACTTGTTAGCTTTTtggttcctttttttattttgtaaaaaatatatataaatattaagTAAATAAACCAGAGAGGCATTTTCATCATTTTGGATGTGAATGTCTTTAAAGAAACTATTTGTCATGTGGCTTGTAAATCTTTTGCTAAAAGTATTTGacattaaatgtaaaatataacGGCCTTGATTTGTCTGACGGCTTTAAACGTTCAAACGCTGGTGAAGGAAACAAATCTTCTCTTCAGAGGTCAGAGCGGCGTCGCCACTAAACGGTGAATCGACGGTAGAAACGGACGCAATAACGCCAATAACCTGCACTGCAACTTTAAAGTATTCTATATATTATTACCTCTGCCGAGGAGGTTATGGGATGGCTGGGGTTCAGCTGACTTTGCAAAGCAACTCAGTTATGAGCAGGTTTTCAGGaaatggggattttttttattttatttttttgtgacaACGGATGATTCCAGAGCTACTTCCAGAATCAGCAATCTTTTATTTCCTTGGACAGTAAATGGGATTTAACCATACGAGGGATTTCTTGATCTCCATGAAAACcttaaattgaaaacaaaagaaggaacacgagaagctggagaacttccaagggctgaaagaggagatggagagaatgtggggtgtgaaggcaccagtggtcccagtagtgatggggacactaggggcagtaaccaacccccccgcccccccccccccccccccaagctgagcagatgctccagcaggtaccaggaaccacatcagagatctctgtccagaagagtcccaggaacagctgagatcCTGGGCAGacccccaggcctctggtagaggaggggggaggcacTTGGAGGAAGTCTGCACGTTCTACAGCTGCTCTGCTACATTTTTTCAGTGTTGTActcaaaagaagaaaatgtaggtagaattgttttgttttaatgtttaggTAATATAATCATGAAcagaaactttttttaaaaaaagtgtgtgtgtgtgtgtgtgtgagagaattGCAAGATACAACGCTATTTACGGTAAATGAGTATGTCAACTGTTTACGTCACCCTGAACAGTTTACGGCACATCGAAAAACGCAACATTTGTTTATCCTGTTTGACGTCGATCTTATATTTTCAGTTATGAATTAATCTACGCGAACGCTCATGAAATGAGTCTGTTTGATTTATTTCGCGGATTTTTCGGAGTACCCGAAGGCCACTATGGTAACCGAAGGTAAAGTTTTAGACGTGCGTCAGTAACTTGGCTAAGCTAGCAGGACAACACAACGTCGCtaatcaaacagaagataaaagTTTGTTCCTGCAGGGATAAACGCATATATATAAAGTGAAATATAATATAGTAATCAGGATTATTAGGCGAACCAGGGCATGGATATACTTTAAAAGGTGATGCTTTGCTAAAGAAACTGCTCAATGTGACCCCTGAAGGAGACGTCTGTATATGTTAATATATGTATTTATCATGTTAAGTTTAAGTATTACGGTGATACATAAAAACCATGAATgcccatttgtgtgttttcagtatGATGTAAATGATGTCATCACCTGACCATTGTTTTTAATTGACTCATAAAAGTGATGATTATCATGATTATTCTGCTTCTTTCCTACTAGAAGCAGAACAATTATAATAATGGAATAATGGGCGGTTTGGTACTTGGATAAATGCTTGTCATTACTTTCCGTTTCAACCGTTCATGTGGGGAAATATGTACTTTGGTATTTCAGGGACCCCTTTTTTGAGGCTATGACCCATGACGATGACGACGATGCTGACGAAGAGGACACTTTCTTCGACGGGTTCCACAGGGACCAACGGGGCCCATCTGACGATACTAGGAGGTTCGGTTCCAGCGTCGGCCCTGGTGCAATGAGGTTCCACGTGCCTCCAGAATTTGGCCAAATCTTCAGAGAGATGGAAGAAATTTTCTCCCAGTTTGGCCACACTGGTATGAACCCGCCCCATAAACTTGTCCAGGAAATGATTTTAACTAAAGGGAGTAAAAAGTATGGTATCTTTCTAGGGGTCCCTGCGCTGCCGCCACACGGGGACAAAAGAGAGGGGCCCAGTGGGAATCCCTTGAGAGATTTCATGTTGAAATCCCCCGACAGCGACTCCCAAAGACCCCAACGACCATCCAGAGAGCCCAGACACGATGCTCCGCCATCCGAAAAGTCTCCAGTTTCTCCCCACTCAACTCTCCCCGGCTGGAGGCCATTTTCACAGGtataaaatgtaattattttataTCAACAGCTCGGTTGCCGTGCCGACAGTATTTCTACTGATTATTGTGACTCACTTGTGTCCAAagtttgatctttggaagaagGGACCCGAGATGTTTCCAGAGGACGAGCGCAGAGTGGACAGAGGTGGGTTGAGATCCTTTGCTAAGGGAGGTGTTGAAAACGGATGAAACTGATTGTTTCACACCCATTTTTCAGATCTGGACTCTGCAGTGTCCTCTGGAGGCCTGGATCAGATTatggcgccgcctgctggtcaGACACCGGAGCAACCCAAGGCTCGCTCTTTCTTCCAGTCAGTCACAGTCACCAAGGTGTTGAAGCCCGACGGGGTGAGCTGCGATAAATACGAGTGCAAAACTTCTGTGGAAACATCGCTGAACTTTGGCCTTTTTGGGTTAGAGCGTTGAAGAAAGGAGAACGGTCCGAGACAGCCGGGGCAAAGAAGAGACCACCGTCACCGTGTCAGGAGGTACTGGCGGCCTGGCAACGGTTGGTTTCACTCTTTGGTCCAACACGCTTgttcatttctcctttttgtaTTGCAGACCAAGAACAGGCATTTTCCCACATGCGAGACGATTCCTCGCTGTTCTCCAAGCTGTTTGGAGGCCTTAAATAATATGTAGGAGTGAGTGtgcactgtttgtttgtttatttgtttggttGAGTGTATTtaagaattaaagaaaaaaaactggcaTTAAGATTCTCTGGAATTGGATGTTTCCTTTTGACTAAAGCTAGTTTTTTGTTTAGTCGGACAAAGCGAAGCAGATCACATAATAAATGCACTCTGAACTGTCCCATTGGGTAATCTGTGGACTTTAGTGATAGAAgaataaataatgcaaaaatattTGGATCAAAGTCGGTTCTGACCACTGTGATGTAACGTTGGAAACCTTCTTCTACCTTTTATTCACATCAACAGCTGCGTTTTATCCCTCCTGTCAATGTCCTAAAAAGAAA from Takifugu rubripes chromosome 12, fTakRub1.2, whole genome shotgun sequence harbors:
- the ubap2l gene encoding ubiquitin-associated protein 2-like isoform X1; this encodes MMTSMGGSRARGSREQTQSQTQHKQRPQATAEQIRLAQMISDHNDADFEEKVKQLIDITGKDQDESMIALHDCNGDVNRAINVLLEGSPDTDSWEMVGKKKSVPVQKETSQAEIGEEGKENREKGEKDVARRRGGTPRKGRGASRGREFRGQENGLDGAKSGIAGRGAERGRRGRGRGRGAVGISGRRGGRFSAQGMGTFNPADYAEPAQTEDGYGGGSTWNNTGSAESEEGTRLEYSSAEGTNYPPKFDSSPGVWRTATEEWGTEDWNEDLSETKIFTASAVTPRPLPPENVTITKGQRIDLAVLLGKTPPSSSSETENPGMEGTQPSSLSQSMVFSNSKQGVPLSQTSSSTPYTQHSMVSMLNKGFGDVGDSKGASTGTTGSQFLEQYKTAQALAQLAAQHSQTGPPSTSPSWDTSGTSLGQYDMKTQAESSVHSPFTKRQPYQSASSTSSMLEVFLQDKGLPPSSAVSSSSLPQQTSAAHVVPPPASALPKMATVPSLGQQVSPSSSDAQSPLPLQQHKLKQQKKRTSITTKTTNELLPNLHQIPAMAVEMPGSADISGLNLQFGALQFGSEPVLPEYESSSSTTTPANQVQNSLYTSPSSESAPALSNPPQMDLYDQRPPQTRRYPPSVSSSPQKDMQPKNGFSSMQTTQSVEAAAGSVALGKQVSDSVAQPSASNMGTLTDSPTSLLNSSNAPSLSALGHGDDLPPSTMPPPQHNNSHPSQQNNLAASSGRTSNSSLLHPSVDGDSSLHSSSFPPSVSVVPSSVPSSSSVAAAQVSLGAPQASSMGSATVSAPSGHGPVSSLTMGLNNASMGATTVAAATVSVSTAGSAIPSASSTRGSAPSSGKAPPNLPPGVPPLLPNPYIMAPGLLHAYPPQVYGYDDLQMLQTRIPLDYYSIPFATPTTALTGREGSLTNNPYSGDLSKFGRGDASSPAPATTLAQTQQNQTQTHHTTQQPFLNPALPPGYSYTSLPYYTGMPGLPNTFQYGPAVFPVAPTSSKQHGVNVGVNASATPFQQASGYGSHGYSTGYEDVGQASGSGDFCKGGYGTAVAAAASAQSKPASSVTGPGVGVSVTSSNTGVPDISGSVYTKTQSFEKQGFHAGTPAASFSLPSALGSGGPINPPAAAGYAPAPFMHILAPHQQPHSQILHHHLQQDGQSGTGQRSQNSSIQQKSQMNKSAYNSYNWGAN
- the ubap2l gene encoding ubiquitin-associated protein 2-like isoform X2, with protein sequence MMTSMGGSRARGSREQTQSQTQHKQRPQATAEQIRLAQMISDHNDADFEEKVKQLIDITGKDQDESMIALHDCNGDVNRAINVLLEGSPDTDSWEMVGKKKSVPVQKETSQAEIGEEGKENREKGEKDVARRRGGTPRKGRGASRGREFRGQENGLDGAKSGIAGRGAERGRRGRGRGRGAVGISGRRGGRFSAQGMGTFNPADYAEPAQTEDGYGGGSTWNNTGSAESEEGTRLEYSSAEGTNYPPKFDSSPGVWRTATEEWGTEDWNEDLSETKIFTASAVTPRPLPPENVTITKGQRIDLAVLLGKTPPSSSSETENPGMEGTQPSSLSQSMVFSNSKQGVPLSQTSSSTPYTQHSMVSMLNKGFGDVGDSKGASTGTTGSQFLEQYKTAQALAQLAAQHSQTGPPSTSPSWDTSGTSLGQYDMKTQAESSVHSPFTKRQPYQSASSTSSMLEVFLQDKGLPPSSAVSSSSLPQQTSAAHVVPPPASALPKMATVPSLGQQVSPSSSDAQSPLPLQQHKLKQQKKRTSITTKIPAMAVEMPGSADISGLNLQFGALQFGSEPVLPEYESSSSTTTPANQVQNSLYTSPSSESAPALSNPPQMDLYDQRPPQTRRYPPSVSSSPQKDMQPKNGFSSMQTTQSVEAAAGSVALGKQVSDSVAQPSASNMGTLTDSPTSLLNSSNAPSLSALGHGDDLPPSTMPPPQHNNSHPSQQNNLAASSGRTSNSSLLHPSVDGDSSLHSSSFPPSVSVVPSSVPSSSSVAAAQVSLGAPQASSMGSATVSAPSGHGPVSSLTMGLNNASMGATTVAAATVSVSTAGSAIPSASSTRGSAPSSGKAPPNLPPGVPPLLPNPYIMAPGLLHAYPPQVYGYDDLQMLQTRIPLDYYSIPFATPTTALTGREGSLTNNPYSGDLSKFGRGDASSPAPATTLAQTQQNQTQTHHTTQQPFLNPALPPGYSYTSLPYYTGMPGLPNTFQYGPAVFPVAPTSSKQHGVNVGVNASATPFQQASGYGSHGYSTGYEDVGQASGSGDFCKGGYGTAVAAAASAQSKPASSVTGPGVGVSVTSSNTGVPDISGSVYTKTQSFEKQGFHAGTPAASFSLPSALGSGGPINPPAAAGYAPAPFMHILAPHQQPHSQILHHHLQQDGQSGTGQRSQNSSIQQKSQMNKSAYNSYNWGAN
- the ubap2l gene encoding ubiquitin-associated protein 2-like isoform X5, which gives rise to MMTSMGGSRARGSREQTQSQTQHKQRPQATAEQIRLAQMISDHNDADFEEKVKQLIDITGKDQDESMIALHDCNGDVNRAINVLLEGSPDTDSWEMVGKKKSVPVQKETSQAEIGEEGKENREKGEKDVARRRGGTPRKGRGASRGREFRGQENGLDGAKSGIAGRGAERGRRGRGRGRGAVGISGRRGGRFSAQGMGTFNPADYAEPAQTEDGYGGGSTWNNTGSAESEEGTRLEYSSAEGTNYPPKFDSSPGVWRTATEEWGTEDWNEDLSETKIFTASAVTPRPLPPENVTITKGQRIDLAVLLGKTPPSSSSETENPGMEGTQPSSLSQSMVFSNSKQGVPLSQTSSSTPYTQHSMVSMLNKGFGDVGDSKGASTGTTGSQFLEQYKTAQALAQLAAQHSQTGPPSTSPSWDTSGTSLGQYDMKTQAESSVHSPFTKRQPYQSASSTSSMLEVFLQDKGLPPSSAVSSSSLPQQTSAAHVVPPPASALPKMATVPSLGQQVSPSSSDAQSPLPLQQHKLKQQKKRTSITTKTTNELLPNLHQIPAMAVEMPGSADISGLNLQFGALQFGSEPVLPEYESSSSTTTPANQVQNSLYTSPSSESAPALSNPPQMDLYDQRPPQTRRYPPSVSSSPQKDMQPKNGFSSMQTTQSVEAAAGSVALGKQVSDSVAQPSASNMGTLTDSPTSLLNSSNAPSLSALGHGDDLPPSTMPPPQHNNSHPSQQNNLAASSGRTSNSSLLHPSVDGKAPPNLPPGVPPLLPNPYIMAPGLLHAYPPQVYGYDDLQMLQTRIPLDYYSIPFATPTTALTGREGSLTNNPYSGDLSKFGRGDASSPAPATTLAQTQQNQTQTHHTTQQPFLNPALPPGYSYTSLPYYTGMPGLPNTFQYGPAVFPVAPTSSKQHGVNVGVNASATPFQQASGYGSHGYSTGYEDVGQASGSGDFCKGGYGTAVAAAASAQSKPASSVTGPGVGVSVTSSNTGVPDISGSVYTKTQSFEKQGFHAGTPAASFSLPSALGSGGPINPPAAAGYAPAPFMHILAPHQQPHSQILHHHLQQDGQSGTGQRSQNSSIQQKSQMNKSAYNSYNWGAN